A stretch of the Microcella sp. genome encodes the following:
- a CDS encoding DUF2834 domain-containing protein, with product MTRHWNGTAIVFLVLAIAGLIGTWTYNIIAIVEQNDFLGDWFNNGPAVGSLTMDLLIMAVAACAFIVIEGRRLGMKHLWAYIVFSGFTAIAFTFPLFLANRERVLERRRVEGQSTSEATGTVPA from the coding sequence ATGACCCGTCACTGGAATGGCACCGCCATCGTCTTCCTCGTTCTTGCCATCGCCGGCCTTATTGGCACGTGGACCTACAACATCATCGCCATCGTCGAGCAGAACGACTTTCTCGGCGACTGGTTCAACAACGGGCCGGCCGTCGGATCGCTCACGATGGACCTGCTCATCATGGCAGTCGCCGCGTGCGCGTTCATCGTTATCGAAGGCCGACGCCTGGGCATGAAGCACCTGTGGGCCTACATCGTGTTCTCGGGGTTCACGGCGATCGCCTTCACGTTCCCGCTGTTTCTCGCGAACCGCGAGCGCGTGCTCGAGCGACGTCGGGTGGAGGGGCAGTCGACGTCGGAGGCGACCGGTACCGTACCGGCATGA
- a CDS encoding GNAT family N-acetyltransferase yields the protein MTGASTIEVLPATGRFDDFTEVVGVKKQGAGGCWCMSYRDSRVSNEERPAYMARECAAEPGPGVLVYVDGEVAGWCSVAPRSTYRRLMNSRTIPHLDERDPWSIVCFVVRPGYRKRGLMHVLLDGAVEHARAHGAAVVEGYPAETGGDRIDQISGYVGTTELFEEHGFTRAAETTAHAGHRVRWLMRREL from the coding sequence ATGACAGGCGCATCGACCATCGAGGTACTGCCCGCCACCGGGCGTTTCGACGACTTCACGGAAGTCGTCGGCGTGAAGAAGCAGGGCGCGGGCGGGTGCTGGTGCATGAGCTATCGCGATTCTCGTGTGAGCAACGAGGAACGCCCTGCCTACATGGCGCGGGAATGCGCCGCTGAACCCGGCCCCGGGGTACTCGTCTACGTCGACGGCGAGGTCGCGGGCTGGTGCTCGGTGGCCCCACGCTCGACCTATCGCCGACTCATGAACTCGCGCACGATTCCGCACCTCGATGAGCGCGACCCGTGGTCGATCGTGTGCTTCGTCGTGCGCCCCGGCTACCGCAAGCGCGGTCTCATGCATGTGTTGCTCGACGGCGCGGTCGAGCATGCTCGGGCCCACGGGGCCGCGGTCGTCGAGGGGTACCCCGCAGAGACGGGCGGCGACCGCATCGACCAGATCTCTGGCTACGTCGGCACGACAGAACTCTTCGAAGAGCACGGATTCACCCGTGCAGCAGAGACGACTGCGCACGCGGGTCATCGCGTGCGCTGGCTCATGCGACGCGAACTCTGA
- a CDS encoding DNA polymerase Y family protein: protein MQRTLVLWVPDWPVIAAVRDGLAAAGAPIAVMAANRVVACSPAARAEGVRAGQRRREAQSLCTSLVVVPFDEGRDHRLFAPLIDVVEGLVAGVQVVRPGLLALAARGPARYYGGEKAAALALRGAVRADDVVDTRIGIADGTFAAELAARTVAPSDAHQNSGVQIVASGASAPFLAPFSVTTLGDPDLATLLGRLGVRTLGDFAALPADAVRDRLGAAGAHRHALAGAADATMLVPRTPPPDLERVLELEPPLDRVDQLAFAVRQLADDLVESLTGRLLVATAIRIGFRDEHGTETERAWLHPRSFRASEIVDRVRWQLSGETRTAGTRADADRGPGLRSAITRVRIVPESVDDLAHHEPGLWGSAPDERVHHALSRVQSLLGHEAVLTAQRTGGRTLAERSVLVPWGDRAVITRPVERPWPGALPQPAPSTVFPSRHAVTVVDALGAPVGIDDRMRLSAAPAGFAPAAGGTTRPVTSWAGPWPLDEQWWSIRRRRLHRLQVVDAAGIAWLLVLEGSSWWAEARYD, encoded by the coding sequence ATGCAGCGCACGCTCGTGCTGTGGGTGCCCGACTGGCCCGTCATCGCGGCCGTGCGCGACGGGCTCGCTGCGGCGGGCGCACCGATCGCCGTCATGGCGGCGAACCGGGTTGTCGCGTGCTCGCCTGCCGCGCGGGCAGAAGGAGTGCGCGCGGGGCAGCGTCGACGCGAAGCCCAGTCGCTCTGCACGAGTCTCGTTGTCGTGCCGTTCGATGAGGGGCGCGACCATCGGCTGTTCGCGCCGCTCATCGACGTCGTCGAAGGGCTCGTCGCCGGAGTGCAGGTCGTGCGCCCCGGCCTGCTCGCCCTCGCCGCGCGCGGGCCTGCCCGTTACTACGGAGGTGAGAAAGCCGCAGCACTGGCGCTGCGCGGGGCCGTGCGGGCTGACGACGTGGTCGACACGCGCATCGGCATCGCCGACGGAACTTTCGCGGCCGAGCTCGCCGCGCGCACGGTGGCGCCCTCCGATGCGCATCAGAACAGTGGGGTGCAGATTGTCGCGAGCGGAGCATCCGCACCCTTCCTCGCCCCGTTCTCGGTGACGACGCTCGGCGACCCCGACCTCGCGACGCTGCTGGGGCGGCTCGGGGTACGCACGCTCGGCGACTTCGCCGCACTGCCCGCCGACGCCGTGCGCGACCGCCTCGGTGCAGCCGGAGCCCATCGGCACGCCCTCGCGGGTGCGGCCGATGCGACGATGCTCGTGCCCCGTACTCCCCCGCCCGACCTCGAGCGCGTGCTCGAGCTCGAGCCGCCCCTCGATCGCGTCGACCAGCTCGCCTTCGCCGTGCGGCAGCTCGCCGACGACCTCGTCGAGAGCCTCACCGGCCGGCTGCTCGTCGCCACCGCGATCCGCATCGGGTTTCGCGACGAGCACGGCACCGAAACCGAGCGGGCGTGGCTGCACCCGCGATCGTTCCGCGCGAGCGAGATCGTCGACCGCGTGCGCTGGCAGCTCAGCGGCGAGACGCGCACCGCCGGAACCAGAGCCGACGCCGACCGCGGGCCAGGTCTGCGGTCGGCCATCACCCGCGTGCGCATCGTGCCTGAGAGCGTCGACGACCTCGCCCACCACGAGCCGGGGCTGTGGGGCAGCGCCCCCGATGAGCGCGTGCACCACGCCCTCTCGCGCGTGCAGAGCCTGCTCGGCCACGAGGCCGTGCTCACCGCGCAGCGCACGGGCGGTCGCACGCTCGCCGAGCGATCCGTGCTCGTGCCCTGGGGTGACCGCGCCGTCATCACCCGGCCCGTCGAGCGGCCCTGGCCCGGCGCCCTGCCGCAACCGGCGCCCAGCACCGTATTCCCCTCGCGGCATGCGGTCACGGTCGTCGACGCGCTGGGTGCCCCGGTCGGCATCGATGACCGAATGCGGCTCTCCGCCGCCCCCGCCGGGTTCGCCCCCGCTGCGGGCGGAACGACACGGCCCGTGACCTCGTGGGCGGGGCCGTGGCCGCTCGACGAGCAGTGGTGGAGCATCCGTCGCCGGCGACTGCATCGTCTGCAGGTGGTCGACGCTGCCGGTATCGCCTGGCTGCTCGTGCTCGAGGGCAGCAGCTGGTGGGCCGAGGCGCGCTATGACTGA